The Pseudanabaena sp. FACHB-2040 DNA segment ATCATCCAGGCTACTACCGACACCACTAGCGGGAAGAGGGCTGTAATGGCAAAGACTGTGCGGGTCGATACTTCCTGTAGTAACAGGCCGCCTAGATAAGCCGTAATTAAGCCTCCCACGGCAGAGGTGCCCCAGGCTAAAGCCTGCAAAGATCCCGCATCGCTCTGGGACTCGTTGCGGGCGCGTTCAACGACTAGGGAATCGACGATCACATCGCTGACGGCAACGGAGAGTGAACTCAGGGTGATGGCTGCGATCGCAGCCCATCCCGTCTGCACCACTGTGGCTAGAGCTACCCAGGCAGCAGCCCCCAAAAAACCCGAAAGAATGAGATAGGGCCGCCGCCGATAGCCAAATAGGGGAAAGCCATCAGACAGAAAGCCAAACACGGGCTTAATCGTCCACGGTAGGGTAGCAATCCCGGTGAGGGCTGCGACTTCGGCGGGAGTGAGGCCCAGGTCGTCTTTCAGAAAAAAGCTGACTGCCAGACGGGCTAGACCGAGAATGCCCTGGACAAAGTAAACCAGGAGAATCGCTGTCAACTCCAGAGTCAGGGGTTGGCCCAGCAAGATTTTGTTCTCGATAAACCGTTTGATGGGGCTGGTTGATGGGGTGGAATCACTCATGCAGTCAGCGTGCTTAAAGGGCTTTGAGAAGGGTTTTGAGAGGCGTTTTGAAAAGAATTTTGTAAGGTTAGGCCAGTATTAAGAAATGTCAACTCTCTACCTATGATAGCTTTCTGCTAAAAAGCAGCCAGCAGCCTCGGTCATTTGGCAGAGTGTTGGGGTCGCTTGCACAATGGCTCAGGCCACGGCTTAGGCGGGAGACTGCATCTGGCGCACAGCATTGGTGAGCAGCTTTCTGGGCAAGAATCGGGAGGCCAAGGTTAGCGCCCGATTGCTTAGGCCCTGAACGGCAACCCACTCTCCTCGCTGCATGGCCTGGTAGCCAAGTTCGGCGACCTCTGCTGCTGTGGGTAGTTTGCGGCCTTGCACCAGCTTAGATTGCCCCATTCCCGAATTTTCCTGAAACTCGGAGGTCGTGGGGCCGGGGCAAAAGGTGGTGGCAGTGACGCCTGTGCCCTCTAACTCACTTGCGATCGCACTGGTAAACGACAGCACATAGGCTTTGGTGGCAAAGTAAACCGCCATCAGCGGTCCTGGCTGAAAGGCTGCTGTCGAAGCCAAATTGAGAATTTTGCCCTGCTGCCGCGCCACCATTGCGGGCAGAAACAGCCGTGTCAGATGGGTTAGCGCCAGCACGTTGAGCTGAATCATCTGCTCCTGTTTGTCCCAATCTGTTTCTACAAAGGGGCCGTAGTCGCCAAAGCCAGCATTGTTCACTAGCCCGTCAACAGCAATGCCTTCAGCTTGAGTCCAGCCAAACAGCTGCTGCCGGGCTTCTGCCTGAGTCAAGTCGGCCCTATAGGTCCACACCTGAATGCCATAGGCGCTTTCTAACTCGGATTTGAGAGCTTTTAAGGGCTCCTCACGGCGGGCGACTAGAACTAGGTTGTGCCGGTCGCGACCACAGACTTTAGCGAGTTCGTAGCCAATGCCGCTGGATGCGCCTGTGATGAGAAAGGTTTGGCTCATTGGATTGGGTTGTGTGTAGCAAAGATGGCTTGATCATACGGTAGGGCTCGATTAAGTATTTTTAGGAGAAGTTATTTGGTTGCTAACTGTCGAAAGTGCGAGTTTACGTTCCCCCTCTGCCCTTGAAGCGGAGGAATTAGCGAGAAGCAGATGCTCCGAGAATTTGAGAAGGCCGATTCAAGGTTGAGTTGAAGATGCTGCAATTGCAGATACAGAAAACTTTGAAGAATCCATTGGTTGCTGTTAGCTGTTCGGTCAGTACGGTTCGGTTAGTTCGGTGGGGAAATACGGCTGGCGAGTAGGGTTCTTTCGACTGTTTACCCCTTAGAAAATTCAGCATTATAGAAACTGTAGAAAGATTGAGAGAGCGGTTAAAGCCTCACTCTTCGGTAACAGCTCTTGGAGGTTTAAGATGATGGTTCGCTATTGGCAACCTTTCCGTGAAATTGATGCCCTTCGCCGTCAAGTTGATGACGTTTTTAGTGAACTAACGGATATGTCAACTGCTGTCAGATCGACCTGGGCTCCAGCTGTGCGGCTGGTTGATACCGGCAACGATTATGTTCTGCACATTCAGCTTTCGGGCGTAAAAGCTGAAGATCTCGACATTCAAGCTACCCGAGAAGCCGTAGTGATTACGGGTGAGCGCAAAGCTGCTGAGGCCGCTGAAGGCCACAAAGTGTTGTTTGATGACCTGCGCTATGGCACTTTCCGCCGCGTGATTACGCTGCCCGAAGCCATTCAAAATGACCACATTCAGGCTGATTTCTCCAATGGTCTGCTGACCCTGACTCTGCCTAAAGTAGTCGAGGCTCGCAATAAAGTTGTGAAGATCAACTTGGGTGAACTGAAAGGCGCTGATGCCCCTGCGATCGCACCTGCCGCGGCAACTGCAACCGATGCAGCCGATGCCGAAACCAGCGACATTTGGGCCGCTAACGAAGCCTAATTCTTTTCTTTAGCCTGTTTGAATCTCTTGCTAGCTAGTTCATAATCCACGGGGCAGGTCATTCCTGCCCCTTTTTTGCTTTTATGGCTGCTCGATCTGCGCTAGGTATTGACGAATCAGGCCAATCACAACGGCTGGAAACTCCAGGTGAGGCGTCAACCCCATTGCTGGGAGAACCTGAAAAGCACGAACAGCTTTGGGGCCAAGTTCGGCCAGCCGACGACCTGTTTTAACATCAACAAACTGGGCCTGATCGCCCCAAATAATGTAGGTGGGAACAGCTAATTTGGGCATCTCCAGCGACAGGTCAAAGGAGAGATCGCCCCGCACAAAGGCCAGGGCTGCATCTTCAGCATTGGGCTGTTGGGCCGAGGCCACGTAGGCGCTGACCATTTCCTCAGAGACCAGATCGGGATCGGCAAACTGGCGCTCCTGCAGAAAGCTGCGGATGGCATCGGAAGTTGCGATCGCACCCCAATAAATCGCCTTATCCACCAGCGGCAGCCGCAAAATCTGGGCAAATAGTTCCTGAGCTGTGCTCTTGCCAAAATCGGCCAGTCCCGCTGGGGCCACCAAAATCAGTGCCTTGACTCGTTCAGGATGCTCAATGGCAACCCGCACCATCATGGCAGCGGTCAGAGACGAGGCGACAACCGTAGCTGGCCCTTCACAGGTTTTGTCTAGAAATTCGCTGAGCGTTGTCAGATAGTCCTCCACACGGTAGCTACGGGCTGGATGGTCGGACTTGCCCCAACCCAGCAGATCGGGGGCTAGCACTCGGTAGCGGGGAGCAAAGGCCGGGTAAACCTTCGACCACTCGTAGCTAGAAGATCCGCCGCCAAAGCCGTGGGCAAAGACCAGCGGTTCGGTCGGTTCGGCAGGTTGGGCAGGCGACCAGAAATCCGTTTGGGGCAGGGCGTAGGCGATTGATCCTAGGGAAGTGACGACCGACTTTTGCTCAAAACCAGGGGAAATCAGCATATCTTGGCCTTGGCAGGCTGTACGTTTTACTGAATACAGGCTAAGCCATTCGCGCCAGGACGGGTGAGCCAAGATAGGTGGAACCAGCGTCCGCACCGATCCATTGGCATTTGCAATCTCTCGCAGCCAAATCCCCCCCTACAAACCGTTATTCTAGTAACGTGCCGACATGCCGCGAGGAGTTATGGATACTAAAGCTTTCAAGCGATCTCTCCACCAATCTGACAAGTACTTCCGCAAGGGCTTTGGCCATGAGGAAGACGTTGCTGGGCAGATGCAGAGCGAGTATCAGAGCGGGCTGATCCAAGAGATGCGCGACAATCACTACACCCTCACCCGTGGCAACGTCACCATCCGGCTAGCCCAGGCCTTTGGCTTTTGCTGGGGAGTAGAGCGGGCAGTCGCAATGGCCTACGAAACTCGGCAGCACTTTCCCACTGAGCGCATCTGGATTACTAACGAAATCATTCACAATCCCAGCGTCAATCAGCGGCTAAAGGAGATGGCCGTCGAGTTTATTGAAGTGGAAAACGGCCAAAAGCACTTCGAAGTAGTCGGCAATGGCGATGTTGTGATCCTGCCTGCCTTTGGAGCCAGCGTTCAAGAAATGCAGCTGCTCAACGGCAAGGGCTGCACCATTGTCGATACCACCTGCCCCTGGGTGTCTAAAGTGTGGAACACCGTTGAGAAGCACAAGAAAAAAGACTGTACCTCCATCATTCACGGCAAGTACAACCACGAAGAAACCATTGCCACCAGCTCCTTTGCGGGCAAATACCTGGTAGTGCTGAATCTGGCCCAGGCCGAATACGTCGCTAACTACATCTTGAATGGTGGCGACCGCGACGAGTTTATGACCCAGTTCCGCAACGCCCACTCAGAAGGCTTTGACCCAGATCGTGATCTCGAGAGCGTCGGCATTGCCAACCAGACCACTATGCTCAAGGGCGAAACCGAGCAGATCGGCAAGCTGTTTGAGCGCACTATGCTGAAAAAATACGGCCCCCAGGCTCTAGCTGAACACTTCCAGAGCTTTAATACCATCTGTGACGCTACTCAGGAGCGCCAAGATGCCATGTTTG contains these protein-coding regions:
- a CDS encoding SDR family oxidoreductase — protein: MSQTFLITGASSGIGYELAKVCGRDRHNLVLVARREEPLKALKSELESAYGIQVWTYRADLTQAEARQQLFGWTQAEGIAVDGLVNNAGFGDYGPFVETDWDKQEQMIQLNVLALTHLTRLFLPAMVARQQGKILNLASTAAFQPGPLMAVYFATKAYVLSFTSAIASELEGTGVTATTFCPGPTTSEFQENSGMGQSKLVQGRKLPTAAEVAELGYQAMQRGEWVAVQGLSNRALTLASRFLPRKLLTNAVRQMQSPA
- a CDS encoding Hsp20/alpha crystallin family protein, with the translated sequence MMVRYWQPFREIDALRRQVDDVFSELTDMSTAVRSTWAPAVRLVDTGNDYVLHIQLSGVKAEDLDIQATREAVVITGERKAAEAAEGHKVLFDDLRYGTFRRVITLPEAIQNDHIQADFSNGLLTLTLPKVVEARNKVVKINLGELKGADAPAIAPAAATATDAADAETSDIWAANEA
- a CDS encoding alpha/beta hydrolase: MLISPGFEQKSVVTSLGSIAYALPQTDFWSPAQPAEPTEPLVFAHGFGGGSSSYEWSKVYPAFAPRYRVLAPDLLGWGKSDHPARSYRVEDYLTTLSEFLDKTCEGPATVVASSLTAAMMVRVAIEHPERVKALILVAPAGLADFGKSTAQELFAQILRLPLVDKAIYWGAIATSDAIRSFLQERQFADPDLVSEEMVSAYVASAQQPNAEDAALAFVRGDLSFDLSLEMPKLAVPTYIIWGDQAQFVDVKTGRRLAELGPKAVRAFQVLPAMGLTPHLEFPAVVIGLIRQYLAQIEQP
- a CDS encoding 4-hydroxy-3-methylbut-2-enyl diphosphate reductase, whose amino-acid sequence is MDTKAFKRSLHQSDKYFRKGFGHEEDVAGQMQSEYQSGLIQEMRDNHYTLTRGNVTIRLAQAFGFCWGVERAVAMAYETRQHFPTERIWITNEIIHNPSVNQRLKEMAVEFIEVENGQKHFEVVGNGDVVILPAFGASVQEMQLLNGKGCTIVDTTCPWVSKVWNTVEKHKKKDCTSIIHGKYNHEETIATSSFAGKYLVVLNLAQAEYVANYILNGGDRDEFMTQFRNAHSEGFDPDRDLESVGIANQTTMLKGETEQIGKLFERTMLKKYGPQALAEHFQSFNTICDATQERQDAMFDLVDEQLDLMVVIGGYNSSNTTHLQEIAIERNIPSYHIDSAHRIGPGNRIEHKVLHGEMTITDPWLPEGPLVVGITSGASTPDRSVEETIERIFALKAAVPVA